Within the Solwaraspora sp. WMMA2056 genome, the region CTGGGCGCACCGCGCCGGTCTCGTCGCCACCGACCCGGGTGCCGCCCTGGCCAGCCCGAAACCGCACCGGCGGTTGCCGGCTGTGCTCCGCACCGACCAGGCGGAGCAGCTGATGCCGACGGCCGACGGCGGCGCCGACCCGCTACCCGTGCGCGACCGGCTGGTGTTGGAACTGCTCTACGCCACCGGTGCTCGGGTCAGTGAACTGTGCGGACTAGACGTCGCCGACGTCGACCAGGGTCGGCGGATCGTACGGGTGCTCGGCAAGGGCGGCCGGGAGCGCACGGTGCCGTACGGCGAGCCGGCCGAGGCGGCGCTGCGCGACTGGCTGCGGCACGCCCGGCCCGAGCTGGTCGGCCCCCGGTCCGGCGACGCACTGCTGCTGGGGGCGAAAGGCGGCCGGTTGCAGACCGCGGTGGCCCGCCGGATCGTCGCGGCGGCGGCACATGCGGCGGGCCTGCCCCGGACCACCCCGCACGGGTTGCGTCATTCGGCGGCGACGCACCTGTTGGAGGGCGGCGCCGACCTGCGGTCGGTGCAGGAGCTGCTGGGTCACGCCGCGCTGTCGAGCACCCAGCTCTACACACACGTATCGGTCGAACGGCTACGGCAGGCCTACCGGCAGGCACATCCACGGGCGTGAGGTCGCCGCCGTGCCGGCGCGCTCTAGGATCGGCAGGATGATCGGTGGCTCGGCACCACCCGTACCGCTGCCCGGCGCACGGATGCTGTTCTCCCTCGACCCGGCGACCGCCTATCTCAACCACGGCGCGTTCGGCGCGGTGCCGGTGACCGTGCAGCGGACCCAGCAGCGGCTGCGCGACGAGATGGAGGCCAACCCGCACCGCTTCCTGACGCAGGGACTGCTGGACCGGCTCGCGCACACCCGCCGGCACCTGGCCGCTTTCCTCGGTGCCGATCCGGACAACGCGGCACTGGTCGACAACGTGACCGTCGCGACCGCGATGGTGCTGCGCACGCTACGGCTGGCCGCTGGCGACGAGGTGCTGCTGACCAACCACGGGTACGGCGCGGTCGCCCTCTCCGTCGACCGGGAGTGCCGCCTGACCGGGGCCGCCCGGCGGGTCGTCGACCTGCCGTTGGCCGCTTCGGCCGCCGAGGTCGTCGAGGCGGTGCGCGCGGCGCTGCGCCCCGGACGTACCCGGCTGCTGGTGGTGGATCAGGTCACCTCCGCGACCGCGCGGCTGATGCCGGTCGCCGGCCTCGTCGCGGCGGCCCGCGACGCGGGGGTGCCGGTCCTGGTCGACGCGGCACACGTACCGGGGATGCTGCCGGTCGAAGTGGACCGGATCGGTGCCGATTTCTGGGTGGGCAACCTGCACAAGTGGGCGTTCGCGCCGCGAGCGACGGCGCTGCTGGTTGTCCGACCGTCCTGGCGGGCCCGGCTGGAGCCGCTCGGTGTCTCCTGGGAACAGGACAGCGGGTTCCCACAGCGGGTCGAGTGGCAGGGCACCCGGGACTACACCGCCTGGCTCGCGGCACCGGTCGGCCTGTACACACTGCGCAGCCTGGGGGTCGACCGGGTACGCCAGCACAACGCCGCCCTGGTCGGCTACGGCCAGCGGGTGGTGGCCGACGCGTTGGGGGTACCCGAGGAGCAGTTGCCGCAGCCGGATGCCGACCAGCCCGGTGCCGCCGCGCTGGCGATGCGGCTCGTCCCGTTGCCCGGTGCGCCGGTCGACGGTACGGCGCAGGCAACCCGGCTGCGGCAGCGTATCGCCGACGAGCTGGCCACCGAGGTGTTGGTGAGCTGGTGGTCGGGGCGGGCCTGGCTGCGGATCTGTGCCCAGGTCTACAACCAGGCCGCCGAGTACGACCGGCTCGCCGAGGGACTGCCGGGGGTGCTGCGCCGGGCCGGTTGACGTTTGCCGTGGACGCGGCCGCCGCTATCCGTGGGTGGGCAGCAGCCGGGTACGTCCGTCGCCGAGCAGCAGCAGCGGATCGAGGTAGCCGCCGTCGTGCTGCCGCAGGCCCCAGTGCAGACAGGCGCTGGCCGGGCAGCCAGGGTGCCCGTCGGCGAGTACGCCGATCGGGGTGCCGGCGACGACGGTCGCGCCGACGGGCAGTCGGGTGTCGACCGGCTCGTAGGTGGTCCGGAACCCGCCGGGGTGGCTGATGCTCACCACGCCCCGGTCGACGATCCGGCCGGCGTGGCTGACCGTGCCGGCACCGGCGGCGTACACGGTGACGCCCGGTACGGTGGCCTGCAGGTCGACGCCACGATGCCCGCGGCCCCAGGGCAGCGATGGCGGATCGAATCGCCGGCTGACCAGGGGCGGCCCGTCCAGCGGCAACCGGAACCGCTCTGCGGTGGTCGGGTTCCCCGCGACCACGGTCTCCAGGGTGGGCGGCATGCCGGCGGGTGGTACGGCGGCGAGGGAGGCGGCGATCAACGCCGCCGCGACGACGGTTCTCATTCCGGCAGGCTGCCGCCGACCTGGCCTACCGGGCAACGCGCGGCACCGGCTACCTGTGGATGACAGGCCGGATGGGGAAAGGACGACGCCTGCGGCAGAATTCTGCTAAAGACGCCGGGCCGGTGTGCGGCGAGCTCGGATCAGCCGCTGAATCCAGAATCTGCGGGTAGTGATATCTCCGGCTTGTCCAACTCTTCGACATTCACGTCTTTGAACGTCATAACTCGGACATTTTTCACGAAGCGTGCAGGGCGGTACATGTCCCACACCCAGGCGTCGTGCATCTCCACCTCGAAGTACACCTCGCCGTCAGAGTTGCGTACGTGCAGGTCGACCTGATTCGCCAGGTAGAAGCGGCGCTCGGTCTCGACGACGTACGAAAACTGGCGGACGATGTCGCGGTACTCCCGGTAGAGCTGCAGCTCCATCTCTGTCTCGTACTTTTCGAGATCCTCGGCGCTCATCGCCATCCGCCTTCCATGACCACATCTTCCCCCAGTAGCGCCGGTTGGCGAAGCTGCTCGTCCAACGCCACGCCGACGGTACCGCGTGCCGGGTCCATCCGCCCCATCGGCTCACGGATGCCGATGTCGGGCACCGGTCGCCGGGCCCGGGGCGGGCGGCCGGACCGGCCGGAGGCAGCGGCGACGTTGACGTACGAGAAGCGGTGCTCGGCGCACGGACCGTGCCGGTCCAGCGCGGCCTGATGATCGGCGGTGGCGTAGCCCTTGTGCTCGGCGAACCCGTACCCGGGGAACTCGGCGTCGAGCTGGACCATCAGCCGGTCCCGGGTCACCTTCGCCAGCACGCTGGCCGCCGCCACGCAGGCCGACACCCGGTCGCCCTTCCAGACCGCCAGACCCGGCACGCCGAGACCGTCGACGCCGAATCCGTCGGTGAGCACGTACTCCGGTGCCACCGACAGCCCGGCCAGGGCGCGCCGCATCGCCGCGAGGTTGCACACGTGCAGACCGCGTCCGTCGATCTCGTCCGCCCCGATGACGACCACCTGGTACGCCACCGCCTGCGCGACGACCGCCGCGTAGACCCGTTCCCGGGCCGCAGCGGTGAGCAACTTGGAGTCGGCCAGGCCGGCGATCTCGCCGCGCCGACCGGGTGCCAGCACCACCGCCGCCGCGACCAGCGGGCCGGCGCAGGCACCGCGCCCGGCCTCGTCGGCACCGGCGACGTGCGCGAAGCCGCGCCGCTGCAGGGCACGCTCCAGCGCGTACAGGCCGGCGTCGCGGCGGACCACGGTCCGCGGTGGAGTCAGCACGAATCACTCCTGTCCGGCAGTCCCCGCAGCACCGTCAACAGCTCCGGCGGGTAGACCCGCTCGGACGTCGCGGCGAGCTCGCCTTCGCTCCACCAGCGATGGGCGTCGATGGTACGCCGCTCAAGTTCGTCGAAGCCGCTGGTGTCGACCCGCCAGGCCGGCACCCGCAGCAGGAAGAACTGCTGCCGCTGGCGGTACCACTGCCCGTCGAAGGGGAACTCGACGGTCTCCTGCCAGACCGGCGCTCCCAACGCGCTCGCCGCGACCCGAAGGCCGATCTCCTCGGCCAGCTCACGGACGGCGCCGTCGGCGGGTTCCTCACCAGGGTCCAGACCACCGCCGGGGGTGAACCAGTAGCGATGGTGCGGCCGCGCCGGATCGTGCCCGCGCAGCAGGAGCACCCGGTGCGCCGCGTCGATCACCAGCACGCGGGCACCCTGACGGTCGCGCACCACCGCGTGCGCCGGGGTGGCCGGCAGCGCCGGGCCCGTCGGCAGGTGCGGGTACGTCACCCGTCCAGAGTAGGAGACCCGCCGGACATTCACCGACGGCCCCGGTCACGGCTCCGGGACGCTGTCGAACGGCTCCGGTACGGTCAGCCAGGTCGCCCGGCCGACCGGCCAGAAGATCGTGAAGGCCCGCCCGACCACGTCGTCCTCGGGGATGGTGGCGACGTCGATGTTGCCGGTACGGTCCCAGTGCTCCAGCGAGTCGCCGGAGGCGGACCGGTGGTCGCCCATCACCCAGAGCCGCCCCGCCGGCACGGTGATGTCGAAGGGCCCGACCGCCGCCGGGTCCTGAATGCCACCTTCGGAGAAGATGTACGGCTCGTCGAGCGGCTCGCCGT harbors:
- a CDS encoding ribonuclease HII → MLTPPRTVVRRDAGLYALERALQRRGFAHVAGADEAGRGACAGPLVAAAVVLAPGRRGEIAGLADSKLLTAAARERVYAAVVAQAVAYQVVVIGADEIDGRGLHVCNLAAMRRALAGLSVAPEYVLTDGFGVDGLGVPGLAVWKGDRVSACVAAASVLAKVTRDRLMVQLDAEFPGYGFAEHKGYATADHQAALDRHGPCAEHRFSYVNVAAASGRSGRPPRARRPVPDIGIREPMGRMDPARGTVGVALDEQLRQPALLGEDVVMEGGWR
- a CDS encoding aminotransferase class V-fold PLP-dependent enzyme, which translates into the protein MIGGSAPPVPLPGARMLFSLDPATAYLNHGAFGAVPVTVQRTQQRLRDEMEANPHRFLTQGLLDRLAHTRRHLAAFLGADPDNAALVDNVTVATAMVLRTLRLAAGDEVLLTNHGYGAVALSVDRECRLTGAARRVVDLPLAASAAEVVEAVRAALRPGRTRLLVVDQVTSATARLMPVAGLVAAARDAGVPVLVDAAHVPGMLPVEVDRIGADFWVGNLHKWAFAPRATALLVVRPSWRARLEPLGVSWEQDSGFPQRVEWQGTRDYTAWLAAPVGLYTLRSLGVDRVRQHNAALVGYGQRVVADALGVPEEQLPQPDADQPGAAALAMRLVPLPGAPVDGTAQATRLRQRIADELATEVLVSWWSGRAWLRICAQVYNQAAEYDRLAEGLPGVLRRAG
- a CDS encoding NUDIX domain-containing protein; translation: MVRDRQGARVLVIDAAHRVLLLRGHDPARPHHRYWFTPGGGLDPGEEPADGAVRELAEEIGLRVAASALGAPVWQETVEFPFDGQWYRQRQQFFLLRVPAWRVDTSGFDELERRTIDAHRWWSEGELAATSERVYPPELLTVLRGLPDRSDSC
- a CDS encoding tyrosine recombinase XerC, with product MGRDGRRGTAERHATLPAGMRDAVDSFARHLALVDNRSTHTVRAYVADVVSLLDHATRMGVRTPAGLDLTVLRSWLARQRTVGAARATLARRAATARTFSAWAHRAGLVATDPGAALASPKPHRRLPAVLRTDQAEQLMPTADGGADPLPVRDRLVLELLYATGARVSELCGLDVADVDQGRRIVRVLGKGGRERTVPYGEPAEAALRDWLRHARPELVGPRSGDALLLGAKGGRLQTAVARRIVAAAAHAAGLPRTTPHGLRHSAATHLLEGGADLRSVQELLGHAALSSTQLYTHVSVERLRQAYRQAHPRA
- a CDS encoding DUF2469 domain-containing protein; protein product: MSAEDLEKYETEMELQLYREYRDIVRQFSYVVETERRFYLANQVDLHVRNSDGEVYFEVEMHDAWVWDMYRPARFVKNVRVMTFKDVNVEELDKPEISLPADSGFSG
- a CDS encoding peptidoglycan DD-metalloendopeptidase family protein, with amino-acid sequence MRTVVAAALIAASLAAVPPAGMPPTLETVVAGNPTTAERFRLPLDGPPLVSRRFDPPSLPWGRGHRGVDLQATVPGVTVYAAGAGTVSHAGRIVDRGVVSISHPGGFRTTYEPVDTRLPVGATVVAGTPIGVLADGHPGCPASACLHWGLRQHDGGYLDPLLLLGDGRTRLLPTHG